The DNA region CCGGGTCGACTCGCAGGTCACCCTCGATTCCGCCACCCCGTCGCGGGTGTCGAGCTACGACATCGACCTGGCCGCCGATGGACCGGTGACGATCCGGCTGCGGGCGACCACCAACCAGTCGCCGATGCTGTCGTGGGCCGCCGCCGTCGAAGGTGTCCACTCCGTGTCGTACGACCTCAACGGCGGCATCGGGACGGTGCCCGAGACCCGCAGCGGACTACTGTGGTCCGACGCCGGCCTGGACGTGCCGGGGACCGGTCTGCACCGGCCGGCGTTCGCGTTCGCCGGCTGGAACACCGCGCCCGACGGCACTGGCACCGCGGTCACCCCCACGACCGCCGTCTCGGCGCTGGCGCAGAACGCGGCGACGCTCTATGCGCAGTGGGCGCCGGCCGTACCTGCCTGGGAGGCGTCGCAGGTCTACACCGAAGGCGACCTGGTGCACCACGCAGGCCGGGCCTACCAGGCCCAGTGGTGGACGAGGAACCAGACACCGGGCAGCGCGGCGTGGGGCGCCTGGGCCGAACTCGGCGCTCACCGGCACTGTGCCGGCGGGTTCCATCCGGAATGGACGTCGTCGTGGATCTACACCGGTGGCGAGACCGTCGTGCATGCGGGGCAGCTGTGGACCGCGCGGTGGTGGACCCGCAACCAGCAACCCGCCGCCTCTGCGGGGAGTCCCTGGACGCGGGTCGGCGGCTGCTGACGTCGCCCCGCCGCGCCGTCGACCCCCCGCTGCCCCGTCGCCACCCCGCTCCGCGCGTCGGTCCTGGCGGACCGGTACTGCGGCATAGCAGTATTCCTCTGAGGAATGAATATTCCTCAGAGGAATACTGCCCGGACCGGTATCCCGATGGTTCCGGTCGCGCGTAGTAATGGTTCCGACACCCAGCGCCGTCGGTCGACCCTTTGGAGAGGCACAGTGAAGGTTCACCACCTCAACTGCGGAACCATGCGACTGCCCGCCGCGCCGCTGGTGTGTCATGTGCTGCTCGTCGAGACCGACAACGGGCTGGTCCTCGTCGACACCGGCCACGGACTCGACGACATCTCCAGCCCGGGGCGCCGCATCGGGCCGGCGCGGTGGGTCGTACGGCCCGTACTCGACCCCGACGAGACGGCCGCGCGGCAGGTCGAGCGCCTCGGCCTACGGCGTGACGACGTACGGCACATCGTCGTCACCCACTTCGACGCCGACCACATCGGCGGCCTCTCCGATTTTCCGCACGCGACCGTGCACACCACCGCCGACGAGGTACTCGGGGCCCTGACCCCGCCGACCTCACGCGAGCGGCGTCGATTCCGGCCCGCCCAGTGGGCGTACGGTCCACGCATCGTCGAACACGGCGCGACGGGCGAGCCATGGCGGGGATTCGCCGCAGCGAAGCCCCTGGACGAGATCGCGCCCGGGATCGTCCTGATTCCCCTGCCCGGTCACACCCGGGGCCACGCCTGCGTCGCGGTCGACACGGGCGACCGCTGGCTGCTCCACGCCGGAGACGCCTTCTACCACCCGGGCAGCATCGACGGGCATGGCGGCGTGCCGTTCGCCCTGCGGGCGCTGGAGACCCTCATCGCGTACGACCGGGTGCGGGTGCGCGACAACCATGCCCGCCTCGCGGACCTGCGGTCCCGCGCGGACCCGGACCTGACGATCTTCTCCGCCCACGACCCGGTGGCGTTCGCGCAGCTCAGCGCCGGCGCAGCGCCGCGTCGAGGTGGTCGAGATGGTGGGCGACCGGGCCGACGGTGAGCATGCCGCTGCCGGCCCCGGCCAGCTCCCCGGCGGCCGGTGCGAGCGCGCTGCGGGCGCGGCGCATCACCGTACGGTCGCCGAGCGCGATCGCGGCCCGGGCGGTGAGGCACCACAGGGCCTCGAACAGCAGGTCGCGTGGCGGTTCCGGGGTCTGCCGCAGCGCGGTCGCGGCGTCGGCCGCACGCCCTGCGGCCAGCAGGACGAGCGGGCGCGCCCACGGCCCGTAAGGCCCCCGGTCGGTGTCGTCGTCGACACCGACCGGGTCGTCGCGCCAGACCCGCAGGCACAGCAACGCCAACGGGAGCAGGCCCCGCTCGACGCCGGGCATGCCGGCGGTGGCGAGCAGCGCCGCCGCGTCCCGGTAGGCGGCCTCGACGGTGGCCGCCGCCGACCCGGTCGCGGCCAGCCGCAGCGCCCGGTACCACCGGGTGAACACGCCGACGAGCGGACGGTCGTGCCGCTGCGCGAGCCGGTCCGCCGCGCAGGCGTGCGCGTCACCGGCGGCGAAATCCGCGAGTGCGCCACTGGCCTGCATCCGGACGAGGTGACCGAGGATCTCGTAGGACGCCAGACCGTGCCGGGCGCCGACCGCGACCAACTCGGCACCGATCCCGTCGCGCTCGGATGCCAGACCGGCCCGGTGGAAGGTCTGCATGAACACACCATTGAGCGCGAACGCCAGCAGGCCCGGGTCACCCAGTTGGCGGGCGATCCGTTCCGCCTCGCGGGCCGCCTGCGGCCCCCGGGATCCGCCCACGCCACGCGACTCCACCGCGACCGTGGCCAGCAGCCGGGCCCGGGTGGCGTCGGACAGGCCGGGACCGGCCGTGGCCAGGGCCCGTTCGGCCGCCGCGACGATCTGCGCCGCCTGCGCCGGGTCGTCCGACCGAGGCCAGATCGCCGGTACGTCGTACCCGCCGATCACCTGGCCGGTGAGCTCGGGATCGGCCAGCTGCTCAGCCACGACGATGGCCGTCATCCGCTGCCGTCGCGCCGCTTCGAGGCCGCCGGCCCCGGTCACGGCGAGACTGCGCAGCAGGCCGACCGTTGATTCCAGCCGGGACCCGGAGCTGACCGGCACCGCCCGGTCGTACGCCGCCGCAGCCTGGGCCCAGAGCCGGTGCGCTCCGGCTGTCCGCTCCTCGACCTGCCCGCTCTGGCGCAGCATGTCGGCCTCCAGCTGCCGCAGACGCGGGCCAGGATCGACGCCGAGCTGCTCCGACAGCAGGTCGCGGGCCCGGCGGAGGACCGCGAGCGCGTCGCCCTGGCGGCCCGCCCGGTACAGCGCCAGCGCCAGCAGCCGCCACGCCTCCTCCCGCCACGGATGCCCGGCCACGTGGGCGTCGAGATCCGGTACGGCCTCGGCGGCCCGCCCGAGCTCCAGCAGCGCTGCGGCCCGCTGCTCGACCGCGTCGAGCCGGAGCTGGTCGAGGCGGGACCGTTCGACCCGCGCCCACGGTTCGTCGAATCCGGCGTACGCGGGCCCGCGCCACCAGCCCAGCGCGCGGTCGAGCAGGTCGAGCGCCACGTGCGGAGCGGCCGTGGCCGCAGCCGCGACCGTGTCGCCGAACCGCCAGGCGTCGACGGAGTCCGGCGGCGGCCGCAGCGCGTACCCGGGGCCCTCGGTGACCAGCAGCCGGGCGGGCTGACGGGGTGGCCGGTGCGGCTCCAGGGCGCGCCGCAGCGCCGCCACGAAGGTACGCACCGCGCTCACCGTGCCCGCTGCGGGCTCCGGCCACAGGTCGTCGACGAGGCGGTCGACCGGCACGACCCGACCCCGGGCGACGACGAGCCGGGCCAGCACCGCCCGGTGCTTCGGCCCTTTCAGGTCGATCGGCGTGCCGACGTCGTCCCAGGCCGTCACCGGCCCCAGAACACCGAAACTGACCTGCACCGACCGGACCGCCCTTCTGCGCCTGCGGTCAACGTAGCGCGCTCATCGGTTGCTCATCGGCGGCCGGCACGCTGGCCTGGTCCACCGATGAGGAGAAGGGGCCGTCGTGACTGTTGTCATTCCTGAATTCGACTACCAGCGTGTCGCGGTCGCCGACGACGTGACACTGAACGTCGCGGTCGGCGGTACGGGCAGCCCGATCGTGCTGCTGCACGGTTTTCCGCAGACCCACGTGATGTGGCGGCACGTCGCCGTCGACCTGGCCGGCGACCACACCGTGATCGTGCCCGACCTGCGCGGCTACGGTGCCAGCGACAAGCCCGAGGCGGTCGACCGCGCCACGTACGCCAAGCGGACCATGGCCGCCGACGTCGTCGCGCTCGCCGGTGCACTCGGCCACGAACGGTTCGCCCTGGCCGGACACGATCGCGGTGCCCTGGTCGCCATCCGGGCCGGCCTGGACCACCCCACCCGGATCAGCCACCTCGCCTCGCTCGACGTGCTGCCGACCCTGGACATGTGGGACGTGCTGCACGGCTCCACCGCCGCGGTCGCGTTCCACCTGTACCTGATGGCCCAGCCGCCCGGCCTGCCCGAGGAGATGATCAGCGCCAGCGCGGACGCCTTCTTCGGCTACTTTCTCGACCTGTGGGTCCGCGACCCGCAGGCCATTGCCGCCGACGTACGGGCGGAGTACCTGCGGGCCTCGCGCGAGGCGGTCGCCTCGATCGTCGCCGACTACCGCGCCTCAGCCGACATCGACATCGAGCACGACCGGGTCGACCGGGCGGCCGGCAACCGACTGACCATGCCGGTCACCGTCGTGCAGCAGGACTGGGGTGCCGCACTGGGGTTCGACGCGGCGGCGCTGTGGCGTACCTGGGCCGACGACCTGACGCACCGCACCACCTCGGCGGGCCACTTCATGGCAGAGGAGGCACCGGACGAGATCATCATGGTGCTGCGCAGCATGCTCACCCGGTGACCAACAGTCCGCCGCCTCCCGACGGACTGCCATATCAAGGTAAGGTGTTTGTATGGCGATGAAGAAGGTGACGGTCACTCTGCCGGAGGAACTGGTGGAGGCGCTGGGGGCAGCTGCCCGGGAGGACGCTGTCCCGCTGTCGCGGTTGGTGGCAAGCGCGGCGGAACGCGAGCTTCGTCGCCGGGTGGGTCGTCGCCTGGTCGCCGACTGGCAGGCTGAGCATGGCGCCTTCAGCCCCGAGGAGCTTGCCGCAGCGCGGGCGGAAATGGCGAACGCCGACGCCCAGATGTTCGGCGTGTCCGGGACTGCGGCGGCGTGAGTTTCCCGTATGTCTACGACACCGGCGTGCTGCTCGCGGTGGAGCGCAACGACCGACGAATGTGGGCGATTCACCACTTGGCGCTGGAGGAGGGGCGGCGTGTGATCGTTCCCTCGGTCGTCGTGGCACAGGCCTGGCGCGACCCTCGGCGACAGGCCCAACTCGGCCGGTTCCTGCACAGCTGCGAGGTGGTCCAGCTGGGGTTCGAAACGGCGAAGTCCGCGGGCCAGCTGTGCGGTAGGGCACGCACCGCGGACATCGTCGATGC from Solwaraspora sp. WMMD791 includes:
- a CDS encoding PIN domain-containing protein is translated as MSFPYVYDTGVLLAVERNDRRMWAIHHLALEEGRRVIVPSVVVAQAWRDPRRQAQLGRFLHSCEVVQLGFETAKSAGQLCGRARTADIVDATVVTVALACGAIVFTSDPDDVTELAAASEVKPGLVVRRV
- a CDS encoding BTAD domain-containing putative transcriptional regulator; the protein is MTAWDDVGTPIDLKGPKHRAVLARLVVARGRVVPVDRLVDDLWPEPAAGTVSAVRTFVAALRRALEPHRPPRQPARLLVTEGPGYALRPPPDSVDAWRFGDTVAAAATAAPHVALDLLDRALGWWRGPAYAGFDEPWARVERSRLDQLRLDAVEQRAAALLELGRAAEAVPDLDAHVAGHPWREEAWRLLALALYRAGRQGDALAVLRRARDLLSEQLGVDPGPRLRQLEADMLRQSGQVEERTAGAHRLWAQAAAAYDRAVPVSSGSRLESTVGLLRSLAVTGAGGLEAARRQRMTAIVVAEQLADPELTGQVIGGYDVPAIWPRSDDPAQAAQIVAAAERALATAGPGLSDATRARLLATVAVESRGVGGSRGPQAAREAERIARQLGDPGLLAFALNGVFMQTFHRAGLASERDGIGAELVAVGARHGLASYEILGHLVRMQASGALADFAAGDAHACAADRLAQRHDRPLVGVFTRWYRALRLAATGSAAATVEAAYRDAAALLATAGMPGVERGLLPLALLCLRVWRDDPVGVDDDTDRGPYGPWARPLVLLAAGRAADAATALRQTPEPPRDLLFEALWCLTARAAIALGDRTVMRRARSALAPAAGELAGAGSGMLTVGPVAHHLDHLDAALRRR
- a CDS encoding alpha/beta hydrolase — encoded protein: MTVVIPEFDYQRVAVADDVTLNVAVGGTGSPIVLLHGFPQTHVMWRHVAVDLAGDHTVIVPDLRGYGASDKPEAVDRATYAKRTMAADVVALAGALGHERFALAGHDRGALVAIRAGLDHPTRISHLASLDVLPTLDMWDVLHGSTAAVAFHLYLMAQPPGLPEEMISASADAFFGYFLDLWVRDPQAIAADVRAEYLRASREAVASIVADYRASADIDIEHDRVDRAAGNRLTMPVTVVQQDWGAALGFDAAALWRTWADDLTHRTTSAGHFMAEEAPDEIIMVLRSMLTR
- a CDS encoding MBL fold metallo-hydrolase, with the protein product MKVHHLNCGTMRLPAAPLVCHVLLVETDNGLVLVDTGHGLDDISSPGRRIGPARWVVRPVLDPDETAARQVERLGLRRDDVRHIVVTHFDADHIGGLSDFPHATVHTTADEVLGALTPPTSRERRRFRPAQWAYGPRIVEHGATGEPWRGFAAAKPLDEIAPGIVLIPLPGHTRGHACVAVDTGDRWLLHAGDAFYHPGSIDGHGGVPFALRALETLIAYDRVRVRDNHARLADLRSRADPDLTIFSAHDPVAFAQLSAGAAPRRGGRDGGRPGRR